In Acidisarcina sp., a single window of DNA contains:
- a CDS encoding VOC family protein — translation MSPDSAGKVSAIPSGYHTFTPYLYIDGADQAIQFYGKAFHAKEVFRMHDDKGRVAHAEIQIGDSRLMLSDEHQEIGAYGPRHYGGTTVGLLLYVEDVDALHAQAVAAGAKEVRKPTDQPYGDRMSCVVDPFGHNWYLATHIEDVSAEEIKRRMQRK, via the coding sequence ATGAGCCCAGACTCTGCCGGCAAAGTCAGCGCGATTCCCTCGGGATACCACACCTTCACTCCTTACCTGTACATCGACGGCGCCGACCAGGCCATTCAGTTCTACGGGAAAGCCTTCCATGCGAAGGAGGTCTTCCGCATGCACGATGACAAAGGCCGCGTCGCTCATGCCGAAATCCAGATCGGCGACTCCCGCCTGATGCTGTCCGACGAACATCAGGAGATCGGCGCCTATGGACCCCGGCACTATGGGGGCACCACCGTCGGCCTGCTGCTCTACGTGGAAGATGTAGACGCGCTGCATGCGCAGGCGGTGGCGGCGGGAGCCAAGGAAGTACGCAAGCCAACCGATCAGCCCTACGGAGACCGCATGAGCTGTGTCGTCGATCCTTTCGGCCACAACTGGTATCTGGCGACGCACATCGAAGACGTTTCCGCTGAAGAGATCAAGCGCCGAATGCAGAGGAAATAG
- the eno gene encoding phosphopyruvate hydratase, which translates to MTEIAAIRAREILDSRGNPTVEAEVVLADGAMGRAAVPSGASTGEHEAVELRDGDKSHYLGKGVLQAVENVESILAPELMGMDAANQRLLDATMISIDGTPNKGRLGANAILAVSMAAARATATALQMPLYRYLGGVNACILPTPMMNVLNGGAHADNNVDFQEFMVMPVGAETFAEALRWGAETFHTLKGVLKKRGYNTAVGDEGGFAPSLKSNVEAIEVLLEAITLAGYKPGEQIAIALDPASSEFYVKETGKYVFKKSDKTELSSEEMARYWENWTRQYPIVSIEDGLAEDDWEGWKILTDLVGDKVQLVGDDLFVTNTERLQRGIEEGVANAILIKVNQIGTVSETLDAIELGRRYGYASIISHRSGETEDTFIADLAVATGAGQIKTGSASRTDRVAKYNQLLRIEEELGQSAEFLGRDSVNCDE; encoded by the coding sequence ATGACAGAGATTGCAGCAATTCGAGCACGGGAAATTCTTGATTCGCGTGGAAATCCGACGGTTGAGGCGGAAGTGGTTCTGGCTGATGGCGCAATGGGGCGCGCGGCGGTTCCCAGCGGCGCTTCCACCGGTGAGCATGAGGCAGTGGAGCTCCGAGATGGCGACAAGTCCCACTACCTCGGCAAAGGCGTTCTGCAGGCTGTAGAGAACGTCGAAAGCATTCTGGCACCGGAATTGATGGGGATGGATGCGGCGAATCAGCGTCTGCTGGACGCGACGATGATCTCCATCGATGGCACGCCCAACAAGGGCCGTCTCGGCGCGAATGCCATTCTCGCGGTCTCGATGGCGGCTGCCCGCGCCACGGCAACCGCTCTGCAAATGCCGCTCTATCGCTACCTTGGCGGCGTCAACGCGTGCATCCTGCCCACCCCGATGATGAATGTGCTGAATGGTGGCGCGCATGCCGACAACAACGTCGATTTTCAGGAATTTATGGTCATGCCGGTGGGCGCCGAAACCTTTGCGGAAGCGCTGCGCTGGGGTGCGGAGACCTTCCACACGCTGAAGGGCGTTTTGAAGAAGCGCGGCTACAACACGGCAGTCGGCGACGAGGGCGGCTTTGCTCCCTCTTTAAAGTCCAACGTGGAAGCGATTGAGGTGCTGCTGGAAGCGATCACTCTCGCCGGATACAAGCCAGGCGAGCAGATCGCGATTGCTCTCGATCCGGCATCCAGCGAGTTCTACGTCAAGGAGACCGGTAAGTACGTCTTCAAGAAGTCGGATAAGACCGAGCTTTCGAGCGAAGAGATGGCGCGCTACTGGGAGAATTGGACCCGGCAGTACCCGATCGTCTCGATCGAAGACGGCCTGGCGGAAGACGACTGGGAAGGCTGGAAGATTCTCACCGACCTGGTGGGGGACAAGGTCCAGTTGGTGGGAGACGATCTGTTCGTCACCAACACGGAACGCCTGCAGCGCGGCATCGAAGAGGGCGTGGCGAACGCGATCCTCATCAAGGTCAACCAGATCGGTACGGTTAGTGAGACGCTGGATGCGATCGAGCTGGGCCGCCGCTACGGCTATGCTTCCATCATCTCCCACCGTTCGGGAGAGACGGAAGACACCTTCATTGCCGATCTGGCAGTGGCCACCGGAGCAGGGCAGATCAAGACCGGCTCGGCGTCACGCACGGATCGCGTTGCAAAGTACAACCAGTTGCTGCGCATCGAAGAAGAGCTTGGCCAGTCGGCGGAGTTCCTCGGTCGCGATTCCGTCAACTGCGACGAGTAG
- a CDS encoding DUF2059 domain-containing protein, with protein sequence MKRFCIVASCVILFATAMHAQQPSAAASQSAEATSPAHPITLEQTREIFNLVGTQTMLRSLAHEALVMQRASAPPWIPESIWKELEENLVKIDFPALLYPTYARHLSQEDATKAIAFYRTPEGQHFLEATPVVMTEAARIGQQQGARVAQEVFASHQQELLDAKAAYDTQRKKDLEEMTHPAPPATNAKPSAQPH encoded by the coding sequence ATGAAGAGATTTTGTATCGTGGCATCTTGCGTCATCCTTTTCGCCACTGCAATGCATGCGCAGCAACCGTCGGCTGCGGCCAGCCAGTCTGCGGAGGCCACTTCGCCGGCTCATCCCATCACGCTGGAACAGACGCGGGAGATCTTCAACCTTGTGGGAACGCAGACCATGCTTCGCAGTCTGGCTCATGAGGCGTTGGTGATGCAGCGTGCCAGCGCTCCGCCGTGGATTCCGGAATCCATTTGGAAAGAGCTGGAAGAGAACCTGGTGAAGATTGATTTTCCAGCCCTGCTCTATCCCACATACGCCAGGCATCTTTCCCAGGAGGACGCCACCAAGGCCATCGCATTCTATCGGACACCGGAAGGGCAGCATTTTCTTGAGGCCACGCCCGTCGTGATGACGGAGGCCGCCAGGATCGGCCAGCAGCAGGGCGCACGCGTCGCTCAGGAGGTCTTTGCCAGTCATCAGCAGGAACTGTTGGATGCAAAGGCAGCCTATGACACGCAGCGGAAGAAGGACCTGGAGGAGATGACTCACCCGGCCCCGCCGGCGACGAACGCGAAGCCGTCCGCCCAACCGCATTAG
- the gpmI gene encoding 2,3-bisphosphoglycerate-independent phosphoglycerate mutase produces the protein MSIRKRPLILTILDGWGYSPATKGNAIAQARKPTYDKLLTDFPNTLIQASDHFVGLPDGQMGNSEVGHLNIGAGRIVQMDITRIDALIASEEIFSHPAIVAAMKRAREGHQLHLFGLLSDGGVHSQQEHLYALLRVAKKLGVEKVFVHAFLDGRDTSPTSGAGYIAALEQKMREYGVGKIASVSGRYYAMDRDKRWERELKAFDAMVKGKAEGGEYTDPAAHLKELYNNGITDEFVVPYVVVDTHGHPVGVIRDEDVCINFNFRADRARQITRVLARNSGLNKNGGRDLPGAEELDATIPRSITPKDLYYLCMTQYDKLYELPVVIPPESMENILANVLAQANLRNLRVAETEKFAHVTYFFNGGIETPFPGEERALIPSLKVATYDLAPEMKAEAIADTVIKAINDTAFDLVVVNFANADMVGHSGKIEPTIRAIETIDSQLGRIYRELKQKGGSMIITADHGNSEQMIDPVTGGPHTAHTTNPVPLILISEAAKTIGLRTDGSLRDISPTLLAMLDLHLPKQMTGGDLRQILTKA, from the coding sequence GTGTCGATTCGGAAAAGACCGCTCATTCTTACCATCCTTGACGGATGGGGCTACAGTCCAGCAACCAAAGGGAATGCCATCGCGCAGGCGCGCAAGCCAACCTATGACAAGCTGCTCACCGATTTCCCGAATACGCTGATCCAGGCGTCCGACCACTTTGTGGGCCTGCCCGATGGGCAGATGGGGAATAGCGAAGTAGGCCACCTGAACATCGGGGCCGGCCGCATTGTGCAGATGGACATTACGCGGATCGATGCGCTGATTGCGTCGGAAGAGATCTTTAGCCATCCGGCGATCGTGGCGGCGATGAAGCGCGCCCGCGAAGGGCATCAGCTTCACCTGTTCGGACTGCTCTCCGACGGGGGCGTTCATTCGCAGCAGGAGCACTTGTATGCGCTTCTGAGAGTCGCCAAGAAGCTTGGTGTGGAGAAGGTTTTTGTGCACGCCTTCCTCGATGGCCGCGATACCTCGCCGACCAGCGGAGCAGGATACATTGCAGCCCTCGAGCAGAAGATGCGCGAGTATGGTGTGGGCAAGATCGCAAGCGTCTCGGGGCGCTACTACGCCATGGACCGCGACAAGCGCTGGGAGCGGGAGTTGAAGGCCTTCGACGCGATGGTAAAGGGCAAGGCCGAGGGCGGGGAATACACCGATCCTGCAGCGCACTTGAAAGAGCTGTACAACAATGGAATTACCGACGAGTTTGTGGTTCCCTATGTCGTCGTGGACACCCACGGGCACCCCGTCGGAGTCATTCGCGATGAGGATGTCTGCATCAACTTCAATTTCCGCGCAGACCGGGCACGTCAGATTACCCGGGTGCTGGCTCGTAATAGCGGGCTGAATAAAAACGGGGGCCGCGATCTGCCCGGCGCGGAAGAACTGGACGCGACGATTCCGCGGTCGATTACGCCGAAGGATCTCTACTACCTGTGCATGACGCAATACGACAAGTTGTATGAGCTCCCCGTCGTCATCCCGCCGGAGTCCATGGAGAACATCCTGGCGAATGTGCTGGCGCAGGCGAACCTGCGGAATCTGCGCGTCGCGGAGACGGAGAAGTTCGCTCACGTCACCTACTTCTTCAACGGCGGCATTGAGACTCCATTCCCGGGAGAAGAGCGTGCCCTGATTCCGTCGCTAAAGGTGGCCACTTATGACCTCGCACCGGAGATGAAGGCAGAGGCAATCGCCGATACCGTGATCAAGGCCATCAACGACACGGCATTTGATCTGGTTGTGGTGAACTTTGCAAATGCAGACATGGTGGGACACTCGGGCAAGATCGAACCGACGATCCGCGCCATCGAGACGATTGATAGCCAGCTCGGCCGGATCTATCGGGAGCTGAAGCAGAAGGGCGGCTCCATGATCATCACTGCTGATCACGGCAACTCCGAGCAGATGATCGATCCCGTAACCGGAGGTCCGCACACAGCTCACACCACCAATCCGGTGCCGTTGATCCTGATCAGCGAAGCGGCAAAGACCATCGGTCTGCGAACGGATGGCTCTCTGCGCGACATCTCTCCGACGCTGCTGGCCATGCTCGATCTGCATCTGCCCAAGCAGATGACGGGTGGCGATCTGAGGCAGATACTGACCAAGGCGTAA
- a CDS encoding capsule assembly Wzi family protein, translated as MKLLSFAMPLMAGALFLPAACMFSQESAGTASSVPLAAQGPLGSHIPVAPSHSQTLQPIEPIPDLYQMGSPYIPVDSWIYPAVLRLFSLGYADSAFIGLRPWTRESTRNILRETADKLDDGENNEEAREIYAAVRRELMRDPEATDNTVGWAQLESVYTRIQGVSGTPLNDSFHAGQTFINDYGRPNREGLNNVTGFSAATEAAGRFSLYVRGEYQHAPSAAGYSSQVSEALSAIDQVPFGPAQATLPTGPIADANVFRIVEANLSASILHNEVSFGKSDAWMGPAQGGSMAYSNNAENIYAFRINRTEPVYVPGLSRITGPFRYDFLIGSLKGHTYPNDPWMHAEKISFKPTRNLEFGFERTVIWGGKGHVPITLHSFFKSFFSFQNVSVAEKNSRNDPGARFGSFDFSYRLPYLRDWVTLYTDSEVHDDVSPISAPRRSGVRPGIYLAKFPRLHQLDLRVEGVSTDPVSQSTTGGKFLYWENVQRHGYTNKGMMFGDWIGRESKGGQAWLTYHLSPNESIQLSYRRVKAPKDFVPLGTTQNNVSLAMVKRIKPDVEVHASVQYEQWKAPFLSTGTQNNFATTAQVIWYPRHTVRF; from the coding sequence GTGAAGCTGCTTTCTTTTGCAATGCCACTGATGGCGGGAGCTCTTTTTCTGCCCGCCGCATGTATGTTTTCCCAGGAGTCCGCCGGTACCGCTTCGAGCGTCCCGCTGGCGGCGCAAGGGCCTTTGGGATCCCACATCCCCGTGGCGCCATCCCACTCGCAGACACTCCAGCCCATCGAGCCCATTCCTGACCTTTACCAGATGGGGTCGCCTTATATCCCTGTCGATAGCTGGATCTATCCTGCTGTCCTTCGCCTCTTCTCTCTTGGCTATGCAGATTCGGCCTTTATCGGCCTGCGCCCGTGGACGCGGGAGAGCACGAGGAATATCCTGCGCGAAACCGCGGACAAACTCGACGATGGTGAAAACAACGAGGAGGCGCGTGAGATCTATGCGGCCGTTCGCCGCGAGCTGATGAGAGATCCGGAGGCCACGGACAACACCGTGGGATGGGCGCAGCTTGAATCCGTGTATACACGGATCCAGGGCGTTTCGGGCACGCCGCTCAACGACAGCTTCCACGCCGGCCAGACCTTCATCAACGATTACGGCAGGCCCAATCGGGAAGGGCTGAACAACGTCACTGGATTCAGTGCGGCGACGGAAGCCGCGGGGCGGTTCTCCCTCTACGTGCGTGGGGAATATCAACATGCTCCCTCTGCGGCTGGCTACTCGTCCCAGGTATCCGAGGCGCTCTCGGCCATTGACCAGGTTCCCTTCGGTCCGGCACAGGCCACCCTGCCCACTGGCCCGATCGCGGATGCCAACGTCTTCCGCATCGTGGAGGCGAACCTTTCGGCGAGCATCCTGCACAATGAGGTCTCCTTTGGCAAAAGCGATGCGTGGATGGGCCCTGCGCAGGGCGGCAGCATGGCTTACAGCAACAATGCGGAGAACATCTACGCATTTCGCATCAACCGCACCGAGCCTGTCTATGTTCCGGGACTCTCGCGCATCACGGGGCCGTTTCGCTATGACTTCCTCATCGGCAGCCTGAAGGGCCATACCTACCCCAACGATCCCTGGATGCACGCCGAGAAGATCAGCTTCAAGCCCACGCGAAACCTCGAATTCGGCTTTGAGCGCACCGTCATCTGGGGCGGCAAGGGACATGTTCCCATCACTCTCCACAGTTTCTTTAAGAGCTTCTTCAGCTTCCAGAACGTAAGCGTAGCGGAGAAGAATTCACGCAACGATCCTGGGGCGCGCTTTGGTAGTTTCGACTTCAGCTACAGGCTTCCGTATCTTCGCGATTGGGTGACGCTGTACACCGACTCCGAAGTCCACGACGACGTCAGCCCCATCAGCGCGCCACGGCGCTCCGGTGTCCGGCCCGGAATTTATCTCGCCAAGTTCCCCCGTCTGCACCAGTTGGATTTGCGTGTGGAAGGAGTCTCAACCGACCCTGTCAGCCAGTCCACCACCGGCGGCAAATTTCTGTATTGGGAGAATGTGCAGCGCCACGGGTATACCAACAAGGGCATGATGTTCGGGGATTGGATCGGGCGCGAATCCAAAGGGGGTCAGGCGTGGCTCACCTACCATCTGAGCCCGAATGAGTCCATCCAACTCTCCTACCGGCGGGTCAAGGCGCCCAAGGATTTCGTGCCACTTGGAACCACGCAGAATAATGTTTCGCTCGCCATGGTCAAACGCATCAAGCCGGATGTAGAGGTGCATGCCTCGGTGCAATACGAGCAGTGGAAGGCACCTTTTCTCTCCACCGGCACCCAGAACAACTTCGCGACAACAGCCCAGGTTATCTGGTATCCACGCCACACCGTTCGTTTCTGA
- a CDS encoding capsule assembly Wzi family protein — protein MQVRFLCLASFVVTCVSVVPAAMALPLESELSPVAAMPFQQSTPAAQPQSETQNTPRSDDPGEVEVNPKLPEGAPPAPATEQQETTPQTAPQTAPSSPAVTPEAPSTPQPSGSPKSAGAKENPPLPKVYKPSDPVRHISSAGSTYIPMDSWMYPALDRLAGLGYIDTAFFGERPWTRLNVAHMLEITETKLDDNPQDTVARELFSSLQSELLTDLRAPQVNAHVESVYGNLLQIGGQPLTDSFHFGQTIINNYGRPYADGFNLQLGGSARAEAGRFTLYVRGEYQHAPGLAAEPLSVQSVTSIADSNIGVPNSFATGTRDNFRILNAYLGYHVWGTEISVGKSDMWWGPAQGGAMLYSNNAEPIYMLRINRVEPLYIPFLSRIIGTIRTDNFFGDFKGHRSPNNPWVFGNKVSIHPTKDLEFGFSRTDEFAGKGYHPLTFGNFWNSFTSVGDQPNAGERAYDVGDRRGGFDFRWRLPFLRKSVTIYTDSICDDDPSPLANFRRSSWRPGIYISHLPGAPRFDLRFEAPYSNQAHSAGITYTNHAYKDGYTNKGFLVADWIGRDSTGYQGWLTYWLSPREQVQAQYRDSKIDTRLWAGGGSQTDFSVKLVKRLSRNIELNTSVQYERWWIPLLHTGKQSDVSGNLQITWYPKIGLSR, from the coding sequence GTGCAAGTGAGATTTCTTTGTTTGGCCAGTTTTGTGGTGACGTGTGTTTCTGTGGTTCCGGCGGCAATGGCGCTTCCGCTTGAGAGCGAATTATCTCCGGTTGCCGCGATGCCTTTTCAGCAAAGCACTCCTGCTGCGCAGCCCCAGAGTGAGACGCAAAACACCCCCAGGTCGGACGATCCCGGCGAGGTTGAGGTGAACCCGAAGCTACCTGAGGGCGCTCCCCCGGCTCCGGCAACGGAGCAGCAGGAGACGACCCCACAGACGGCCCCACAGACGGCCCCCAGCAGCCCGGCGGTCACCCCTGAAGCTCCAAGCACCCCCCAACCGTCAGGCAGCCCCAAATCTGCTGGAGCGAAAGAGAATCCCCCGCTGCCCAAGGTGTACAAGCCGAGCGACCCTGTTCGCCATATCAGTTCTGCAGGATCGACCTATATCCCCATGGATAGCTGGATGTATCCAGCTCTGGACCGTCTTGCGGGGCTGGGATACATCGATACGGCATTCTTCGGAGAACGGCCGTGGACGCGTTTAAACGTGGCCCACATGCTGGAGATCACAGAAACGAAGCTGGATGACAACCCGCAAGACACGGTTGCGCGGGAGCTCTTCAGTTCCCTGCAGAGCGAATTGCTAACCGACCTCCGCGCTCCCCAGGTGAATGCTCACGTTGAATCGGTTTACGGCAACCTGCTGCAGATTGGCGGCCAGCCGTTGACCGATAGCTTCCACTTTGGGCAGACGATCATCAACAACTATGGAAGGCCCTATGCGGACGGCTTCAACCTGCAACTGGGCGGCAGCGCGCGGGCGGAAGCCGGCAGGTTCACCCTGTATGTTCGCGGCGAGTATCAGCACGCTCCCGGCCTGGCCGCCGAGCCGCTGAGTGTGCAGTCAGTGACCTCCATCGCGGACTCCAACATTGGTGTGCCCAACTCCTTTGCCACGGGGACGCGTGACAACTTCCGCATTCTCAACGCCTATCTCGGATATCACGTATGGGGAACCGAAATCTCCGTTGGCAAGAGTGATATGTGGTGGGGCCCGGCTCAAGGCGGTGCGATGCTGTACAGCAACAACGCCGAGCCCATCTATATGCTGCGCATCAATCGTGTCGAACCGCTCTACATTCCATTCTTGTCGCGCATCATTGGAACGATTCGTACCGACAACTTCTTCGGCGATTTCAAGGGACACCGCAGTCCTAACAATCCCTGGGTATTTGGCAATAAGGTGAGCATTCACCCTACCAAGGATCTTGAGTTCGGCTTCTCGCGGACAGACGAGTTTGCCGGCAAGGGGTATCACCCGCTCACCTTTGGAAACTTCTGGAACAGCTTTACCAGCGTAGGCGATCAGCCGAACGCGGGAGAGAGAGCCTACGACGTTGGCGACCGTCGCGGTGGATTTGATTTTCGCTGGCGGCTGCCATTCCTGCGCAAGAGCGTGACCATCTATACCGACTCCATTTGCGATGATGACCCATCGCCGCTGGCCAACTTCCGCCGATCTTCGTGGAGACCGGGCATTTACATCTCGCACCTTCCAGGCGCTCCCAGGTTCGATCTCCGCTTTGAAGCTCCCTATTCGAACCAGGCGCATAGTGCCGGCATCACCTACACCAACCATGCCTACAAAGATGGGTATACCAATAAGGGCTTTCTGGTTGCCGACTGGATCGGACGCGACAGCACCGGATATCAGGGCTGGCTCACCTACTGGCTCTCCCCACGGGAACAGGTGCAGGCGCAGTATCGCGACTCCAAGATCGACACCCGTCTGTGGGCGGGCGGAGGATCGCAGACAGACTTCAGCGTGAAGCTGGTTAAGCGTCTGTCGCGGAATATCGAATTGAATACCAGCGTGCAGTATGAGCGCTGGTGGATTCCGCTGCTGCATACGGGCAAACAGAGCGACGTATCCGGGAACCTGCAGATTACGTGGTATCCCAAGATAGGCCTTTCCCGCTAA